One Arachis hypogaea cultivar Tifrunner chromosome 18, arahy.Tifrunner.gnm2.J5K5, whole genome shotgun sequence genomic window, atcaaaacttgatttaaatacttttaataaaataatttttaaaaataaactctttaataaataaataaattgaaattaactgataataatatttttcaaaaattatgagtctTACAAGTATCGTAATATGTAAAGAAaccaaataataaataataacaataaataaaagatattagatagggtttaaatatataataatgataataaaaaaaagcaGCAACGTTTTATGCTTAAAAAGTTGTTAttcaatcttttaaaaaaattgttatctaATTTAAATGTGCAACTTACGTATGATACAAATAGCTGGTTAGCTGATATATTAGTTTCATTTGAGTTCTTTATTGTTGTTTTCTTTGGGAAATTATTGATATAGATTATTTATACcgatttttattgtgtattttaactTTTATGCTacttatctaaaaaaatattttgtatttaaatatattaaatatacaattaatatatattaatatatatttaatatatttactaatatatataattaatacattaaatatatattaaataaataatatatatttagcatattaaatatttcaaatatattaatatttaatattctaattaggtatttaatatattaaatatattaactttATATTCAATAAATTGGTAAGAAAGTTATTTTTGTGTAAGTGAGACGTTTAAAATATTCAAAGTGTCtttaatattctataattttattagcTTTTAGAATAGTTATAAATTTGTAAAgcattttacttttaaaataaaataaattatatttatattgtgttttgatAAATATCACATGAATCAAGAGATCTTAGGCCTTGCATTAGTCATGTCAAATTAGGTTTACATCAAGAGGTACATTTGCAATCACTACAAGGTAGTCGGGAATTGGCGGCGGTTTTTTtattagcggcggttttaaatcGCCGCAAAGTCAAATGCCGGCGGTTTATAGAAATGCCATGGATATGGGCGTCGGGATTGGGTTTGGCGACGATTTTCATAAACCGCTGGTATCGCCACCGCTAAATCAAAATTTTGCGGCACAAAATTGAAAACCGCCGCCAAATGAGTCTTTCACGGTTTCCTTCATATTTACCGGCGGTTTTCAAACCGCCGCAAGTTGGCATGATGAGTGCAAGTTTCCACAagtttagcggcggttttaaaccgccgccaAATGGGACATCAGTTTATGTTAAAAGTTACCGGTGGTTTGCAGCCGCCGCCAAATGTAACGGTTTTTGTTATATCTGAACCCAAActgcggcggtttaaaaccgccgctaatttaataaaaataaaaaaagaaattttcgttTTTCAAATAAAACACgcgtaatttatttaaaatattattgaattattctttttaactattttttatttttcattattataagagtgaaaattttcaacaaaaatagaatctaaacttgaagcaaaaacaaaattgaaatataagcaaaaaaattaatatatccaTCAAAATACAAAGTAAATAAATCTCTTTCGTAGAGTTGCTCAGTCTAATTCAATAAAATGTTTACTTCAATGCAAAATAACTCCAATCATAATATTCTAGTTTCACTCTATCATTCTATGAAACTCATCCCTGCAGCAATGTCTGGTGGTAGCTCCACACCCTGCCTTTGAAACAGATAAATCAGAGCACTCTCCATcgccttcatctttttcttctctgcTGCTGCCTCGTCCTCCattactttcatctttttcttctctgcTTCTGCCTCGTCCTCCATCGCCTTCCTCTTCAACTTCTCGCCTTCCAGCTCTGCCTGCAGTTTAAGCAGCCTCCTCTGGGTCTCCTCTAGTTGGATTCCGTTGCCAGGCGCATGTGAATTCGGACCGAAGAGTTGATTAGGAGTCGGTCCAAAATCCACACCACGTACTCTAcccagttttttttttccgaaaacCTGAGCAATGGAGTCATTTTGAGACAACATTCTGGCAGACTCATCCTGTTGctcaatttcctcaattctttccTACATACACAAATTAGTAACATGGAAAGATATGCACTatcaaccaaaaccacaaaaaaaGGGGTAATTCTCCTAAACTGACTTGTGTTAACCTTTATCAATTAACAAGTACTACTTACACCAATTGCTCTTGCTTCATCATTCATATATGAGCCATCCTTCTTTTTGTGCACCTTGATCCATAACTCTCCTCTACCGACTATCCTTCCTTGTTCTTCCGACTGTAACAACAAAgattttgcattaaaattttccacaaaatcaatgaaaatttAGTCACAGAGATACTAGCATAACTAAATAAAACAAGTAAATTACCTCCTCTTCCATCCGCCGTGTGAAGCTTTTCGAACCGCCAATGTGGGTATATTGTTGTTTTGATCGATTCTCCGCGTTTTTCCTGCACTTCTCCTATTGGTCCATCAGAGACAAAGGGCGATTACAATCTAATAGAAAAGGACTCAATGCAGCATAATTGGTATTCTTGTGTAACAACGATACAGTATATTACCTTCGTCTCAGGTTTGGCACGATAGTCAAGGAACCATCTCCAATGCTCTCGATCAATTCCCGGCAGTCGATTCTCAAGATTTTGATCAGTAGTGAATGTTGGCTCATAAAAAAGGTTATACAACCTCAGCTTTGTTTCCTTCCAAGCCTTCCCCATACTTTTCAAAATACTTTTTTAATAATTCCTTCGCTGTCTTCATCAAAGTGAAAAATTTGCTACACAGATAATACAAGTTGTCAATAATTGTAAAAATAAGCAAATTTAATTTACCCGGGATATAAACTTTTACCTTGACACATTCGTTATAAACCTTGTCTTTAGTGGTAATCTGATGCCAACTTTTcctacagatgagaaattttCCATAATCAGATCCCAGCAGACCAAGCACGCCACTCAACAATCCAGCTTCGTCTCCAATTGCTTGCTTTGCATTGTTGAACCTGAGCACGATCTTCCTACCATTAGGATGTGCCATAGCATCCCTCACGCTTAGTTTTGCCGGCTTGATTGTGCCGTCAAAATCTATAAGCCAAATATAACACTTGCGTTGTGGACAGCATGagaaaaaatttacatataacataataatattaaaatactaCCTTAGTATACACCTAACAAAAGAATTATGATGGATCAATTCAACATATAACATGCATAAATTGGTGTAGATTTGCAACActtgaaacaaatttaaaaaaaaattaccgaCTTTTAATTTAgaaaactaataataagaacaaatttACTGCTTTATTTGAAATGTaggcaaaaataaaattaatataataaatcagaatcttttataattattttgacaGGCCACAGAATACATTTTATCCAATTAAAGATTATgatacaagaaattaaaaaacCACTTTGCAAACAAATGGAGAAGGTCAAATGTCATTGACCTATTTTGCAACTGAAAGCATTTAGGATGAACGAATTTCAGTATTGTGTAAATTAATAATGGGTGGAGCTTAAATGATGTTGATGGAAGAAAAATAATTTGGAAAGATACCTATGATCTTAACAGTCCAAAACTCTGTAGTCTTACGTCCTCTGCGACTCTGAACCACAGGAGCATCATGGAGCTCGtcaacttcttcttcaacaaGAGGTTCCTCAATAGCATTAGCGTCCAAGTTGAGATGGCCTGTCAGCGATTTTTGGGTACTATTTGTGCTCGTCTGTGGAGCAGGCCTTGGTTCACTTCACGGGGGATGGAAAGGGCGTGAAGTACCGGGGACACTATCACCACTAGCGGGGACACTTTCGCCATTGGTCGGAAGAATTTGAGAGCCATCATGGGGGGAGTCCAAAGTCGCATTCGCTCCAGTTTGAGGTTGCTGAGATCTTGGTCCcaattttgattttttcgtgaatCGACCTTTCCGAACCAATCGTAAACTCTTGACGCCAACAAGCacccaaaaaataataaatatagtcATGGTCCATAACACATGAATTAGTTAATAGGATAACCAAGTGGGCTTGGAAGAATGCCCTTCGTAAACACACATTCAAATAATCCTCACAAACAGGCtcctataaaaaaattacatactaATTGAATAGTATCCTTCAAGGTAAGCCTCATAAGGTGTTAGTTAATCATAATTTAGAATATTACTAAGTAATCAGGTGGAACACTTGGTTCATGACAGTAATAAACAAAGTGAAGATGACAGCTGAAGCTCGATTAACCATCATAATCAGGAAATTCAGTCATTTTATTTATACCACACAAGTCTTAAATCTCAAAGTGAAATTGATTCAATAATGAAGCAAAGTGATCAGATAATGTTTTGTTTCAGTAGTGCACCAAATAAAAGTTATATGTCCCAGCCAACAAGATATATACTCACGTTAATAATTGAAGAATTAATGCTGTTGAACTAATTTTGATTAGTGTCCAATCCTAAGAGACAACATCAAAACTAATACAATAACTTATAAAGAGTGAGCTGGATATTCATCTATGTTTAAGGTCCTTATATACTACAAGTAGTAGTGATTTGGATTAAAAGTAGGACattcaaattaaagataacattCATTCACAGCAGTCCAATTATTAACTAAATCCTGCTCCTAGACTTTACCACAGTCCTGGGAGATGcacagtaaaaaaaattaattagccCAATTTTATACCACACTAATTGGTGTACTAACCATATTTACTGGTTTCTATTGAGTAGTGTGATGATTATTGACTGATTCTCAGAGAACCAACCCACAGCATGAACGTATAGTTTCACACTTCATTGATCATAGAAGAACTTTCTTTTCAAATCTAAACTAGCAATACACTCAAATCTCTAACCATATAAGTAAATACCACCTATTGGGCTATAATCACTGACCTAGATTCAAATAATGAAGTGGAATTTCATCAAAAGATGAGACATGAGTAATTAGGAAAACCAGAATCAGCCCATTATCGAAACATGCACAATCTTCATATGCAGTAAGAACGTCCAATCAAAGAAGCATTATACCATCATAAATTAATAGAGAACTGGTGATTACCGCAGCAGTGAGAGGACGATGTAGCAGCTGACCCGATTGGACGACCTAATAGCAGTTGAGAGCTCCTCTTTGGGGGTGGCGAGGTGCCAGAACGCGAGAGTTGAGAGCTCCTCTTTGGGGGTGGGGTTTCGTTCACTGTATTCAGGACTAAGTGCTGTGAAGTATGGCTGGAGTGTATTAGAATTGAGAAGAAGAGGGTGGGTTACGGACGGGGGTATTTCATATGAGGAGTAATCAAGTTTGGCGGGTGTTTGAAATATTTGATATTAAACGAAATTCCTAATTTTGATTGTTAGAGGGAACTAATAATattaattctaataataataatttgaaccATAAAAATATTTTGCCAAAAAAACAGAACGATAACCGGGAggaatataatttgaaaaatcttaaaaccaaaaaatattgcACAACGTAAATTTGCtgttgatattttaaattttaacataataacaattatagtaataataatacgGTACGTGGGttaaacataataataattataatataaaattctaCATTTTATCAACaacttttttcatttttgtttttcaattaactttaaatttaacatttaaatttagCCCTCACTAGCTATTGATTCCTTTAAGATTAGCAATCTATGTTTTCATTTTaacattttataataataataataataataataataataataataataggtaaaATGAACAATAATAATAGTAAGCATATTAAGTTGTGATAAGAataggcttggtttggtaaagttttacttttttaaagtagtttatgaaaaataatataaatagatagaaggTCATACCTAATATGTGATAAAGATGTATTTGTGTTAAAAATTGTGAATattaagttgaaaaataaaaaatatatgaggccaaaaaaagtaataataataataataataataataataataataataataataggcagtaataaataccaatattaaataataataataattaataaaataagaaggacgtgaatataataataataaggtgagtaattattaaaataataataactatcaataataataatattaataatattattaataacaataataataataattactagcATATTTCTAGGTACTTTTTTCAGAcgttaaaagaaagtaaaaaaaaaatagatagatTTTTATTTGTTAGTTTGTTCGGAAAATATCATAGCAAAACATTTCGCTCATCATTGTGCCAAAAATTGCTTAATGATCAGAATCTTGCGATAGTCTttcaataaagtgcagaaatatgtAAAGCAGTAGACCAAGGACTTTCAATGCAGCATACTAACGATCCCTAATAACAATCTGAAGAATTATAAAGTCACGACAACTTCAAAAAACAAGTCTTGGGCATCCtataaatctaaatcctaattctTCAATTAAACTATTGCAATATCCTCAAGGATTCAAGTATCTAGTCTCCCACATAGCTATGTGCCAGGTATTTTTCTTATCAGGAGACATTCCACTATAAGGATAATCATTCTCTTTCGGCGTTTTATTGAGGTCATACGACAGCATCGAGGCATTTTGTCCAGCAGAATCAGCTTCTTCAGAGCCACCGGAGGGGACGTCGTCCTCTTTTTCCAATGAATCCGGAACCACCTCTCCAATAGCTTGGGATGCCTCCTGAATCTGGGATCGAGATAACCTTGAGAGGTACATCATAGCACAAAATAGGCGTAGAATTTCAAGAATTAGTGTATGAACATAATCATATTACATCAACAACAAGTAAAGTTGTCTTTCTTACGTTCCCATATATGTTCAAGTCCGTGTTCTATGAGTTTAAATTCCTCTTGTGCTGCAATATCCAGTTTAACAACAAGAGTATTTTCATATCGTGCCTGCACAACACATCACAAAAATAATGTAGAAATACTGTTTGTAAAAATCTGGGACAATGTAAAATCATTCAAATGATTCCGAacctaaaacataaaaaatcaggTGACTCAGCAGTAGAATCATTACATTTTATTTCTTGAGATAGCAAACAGATTAGATAGCAAGAAGACTATGGCATCAAAGAAAGAGAACACCAGTAACACCAGAAACAGAATGAATCTTTTGGAGTGCTCTTTCTGCTCAAGTCAGATCAAAGAATATGCCTCATGCACACAGATTAAGGTCTCAAATTGATACAAGATATAAGCGACTCCTGCATTGTTGCGGGCTACATTTATTCTCAACTGGTTTGGTTCGTTTTTTGAACCTAACAAGAATGGAGTGAGATTATTGCCACCTGTATTTCGGTTCCAACCAACAGAAGAGGAGTTTCTATTTCAGTATTTGAAATGTAAGGTTTTCTCTTTTCAGTTGCCAGCTTCAATCATTTCTGAGATCAATGTTTGCAACTACGATCCATGAGATTTGCCAGGTAATCAATATAAAAATCTttacctccttttttttttttaaagttttagtTTCACTCTTAAAGTTACCAAATTatattaatcaatataaaaatctttacctcctttttttttttaaagttttagtTTCACTCTTAAAGTTACCAAATTATAGTGAAGTATAATTCCGTTTAGTCTTTGCTTCttaaaatgtttaatttaataatttcttcaaaaaaagaaaaagttaaagatagactaaattaattaaattaaattgaaactaaATTGACATTATCTAAGGTTAGAATGAAActaagttaaattaaaatattatttaactttactcatttttttttacatatagcTCTAGGAATAATTAACTCATATATATGCTCTTATAACTAtgatcttattattttttttattattagggaataataataattatgggGAGCAAGAAGATAGATACTTGTTCAGCTCAAAGGAAGTTAAGTATAGAAACGGTAACCGAATGAACAGAATAACGAAATCTGGATATTGGAAAGCAACTGGATCAGACAAAAGAATAATTTCAACAtcatgcaataataataataatagtaatattgtTGGGATAAGAAAAACTCTTGTATTCTATCATGGAAAATCTCCAAATGGCTCTAGAACTCATTGGATCATGCGTGAGTATCGACTTGTCACTACTCATTCTAATTCATCCCAGgtgattattttttcaattattagtataaagtttgtttttacaattttttcttttattataatgGCCTAATTAATGGGTAGCCAAAATCATTAACATTAATTatattcagttttttttttcttactttcATGTAATATTACACTCTTCAATAATATTCTTTGATTTGTTATATTTACACTCACATTATATTTTACAACATACAAAAAATAAATGGTAGAGgtcattattaataaaatatttatttatcatctTTATAACGTCAACCAGAAAATCACATGTAAGCACCGAATTTCATTTTAGTTGGCAATTAATTAAACTAGGGTGAGTAAAATTGTGATACGTTAAATAAATAGCAAGAtaataagtgaatatttaccttCACCTCGTCAAGTATCTTCTGTGAGAACCACGTCTCCGTACTTGTTACAAACTCAAACCCAAATTTAGCCCGGTACTTTCGGTCCCAATGAAGCATTTTCTAAAGTTTTAGAATTATCACATGAATATGGTTGCTTTCCACGAATAAGAAAATGGAGTACAAAAATAAATTGATCCCAGCAGCAAACAAACTCTCATCATTGATCCCGGCGCATGAGCTATGGCTCGATAGAGGTGACTTTGTCCAAAGAAGGCATCCAATCATGATTGTATGCGAGACTCTTTAAACCACAACTGTCTTGCAAAGGACGTTACGTGGTCCAAGAAAGAGAATGGAGACTCAGCTATCATCTTCTCTGCGAACTAACGGCTTCTAGTAATGGGAAAGAAGTCTCTGCTCTCCAATTTCTCTAATAGTCCACCAAAAATAGAAAGAATGTACAAGGACAATATAAAAATGTGATTGTAAGAAGTCTAGTTGGAGAGGTAATAGCATTGTGAAGACATAGTTGAATAAAAGAGCTTTATATGAGAGGATAAGTTTTAAAAAATCTCAAATAAGTCACTATAATCAACCTATTATCTAATGATATGACAAAAATAAAATCCAATATCTATCGTAGGTGAATCAGGACAGTAGTATATATCCAGAACTGCCATGTATATGAGCTACATGCATGGTGGAGAACATTTTTTAGGAATCGGCAGCCTCATCACAATCTTCAACCCTTTCACTAGTGGACTCCTCTAAATCGCCGTCTCTTGTCAACGCGGCCGTTCGACATCAAATTCAGGCAAGCTAGTCATACAGGCCTGTGGATTAAGGTCGACCTCACAATATTCATAATCTTCGCCCATGTCAAACAAATCTCTTGGCTTCACATGGACTACTACACTCCATCCGCTCTCTACCTCATCCTCTACGTAGAAAACAAGATGAGCCTCAGATGCCAATATATACGGCTCATCGTCTTCTCGATCACTGGTGTGAATCAGATTGGCAAAATTGACACAGGTGTGGCCCAGAACGTCTTGCCGAATGCCTCTGCCCGACGTGGTGTCTGCCCAAATACACTTGAATAAGACTACATTGAATTGACCACTGTAATTTAGCTCGATGATGTCTACTAATTTCCCGTAATACGAGATGCCGCCGACAGCAACATTGGCATCCCGTTTACTTGCATAACTTCTAGTATCCGAAGTGACATAAACCCCGATATTCTGTGTTTTCATCCCTTCCTCCCTCGACATGGTCCTAAATTTAAATCCATTGACGTTGTAAGCTGGTTAGCGTTTGGCCTGAGCGAGGGGACCGCAGGCGAGCCACTGCAACTCGTTCGAATGATTGGTGCTTCCAAATGGGACCTGGCATTGAACCATTAGAGGCAAGAGGGCATCAAAGGGTAGTAGGATCCTGAGATATTAAAGATTACCTTATGCCTGAACCAGTTGGCAAATTCTCTGTGCACAACGCTATCTATGTGAGACTGGGACCTTGTTCTACTTCGCAGTTTTCTCTTTGTGATGGCTCTGTACTCACTGTGCATACAAAAGGTTTGTTCAAGTTTAGTAGTATCAGTACCAAATTGGCTCACTGTATAATTTTATAGCTCAGGCTCTGTACTTACTCCAAGAATTTCTCTACAGCAATGTAATTGACCAGTACATGACGATGTGCTTGAAGCTTTTCGGTTGCTGTTAGACTAAAAAATAAACTTGCCCCGACCGCCTTTCCAACCACTGGGAACATGTTGGCAATCTCGCTTGGTGGAGCATCGATCGGCCGGTCGTCAACGCGTGTCGGTCGGTTGATCCTAGTCTCGACATTATCTAGATATCTAGAACAGAATGTGAGAATCTCCTTGGATAAGTAGCCCTCTGCAATCGATCCTTCCGGTTGTTCCCTGTTACGCACGTACTGCTTGAGACGACATAGGTACCTTTGAGAACATAACGTACAAATTACTAGATGACAGCTATCCATTTATAAACAGGTCGAGAAAGCTTAAGTGTATCAATACCTCTTAATTGGGTACATCCACTGGTAATGCACTGGGCCACCGAGACGGACCTCCTCGACCAAATGCACCGTTAGATGAACCATAACTGTGAAGAAGAAAGGTGGAAATATCATCTCCATGTGGCACAAGGTATAGACTACACGATCCTGAAGGAGAGGAAGTTGTTGAGGATCTATGGATTTACTGCATATTATTCGGAAAAAGGCTGATAACTCAGCGAAGACGGCGGACACTGGGGTGGGCAACACGTGTTTTGATGCAATTGGCAGTAAATGTTCCATTAGAATATGGCAGTCATGACTCTTCAAGCCGAATAACTTGCGCTGTTTTAAATCAACACAGCGAGAGATGTTGCTAGAGTACCCATCTGGAAAGACCACATTCTTGATTGTCCTAAGAAAGACATCCTTCTCTGGATTCCACATGGTAAAGATTGCAGCGGGATACTTTTCACCTTCAACTGGCCACATATCATGCCGGATGCCCATCAACTAGAGATCTTTTCGAGCTTTTAGGTGGTCTTTGGACTTACCGCTCTCGTTCAACATGGTGAAAACAATGTTGTCGCATacattcttctctatgtgcattaCATCAAGGTTGTGACGTAACTCGTTGTTCTCCCAGTACGCCAAATCAAAGAATACACTCCTCTTTTTCTAGGGAGACTCGTCTTGCACCATGGTCTGCTGTCCGCGCCTTCTTTTACCGCCCACCGCTTGCACCTTGCCTTGTGAGACAAGAACACCCTCCAATTGTCTCAGGACATCCCTACCAGTCAatttggtaggtggggatctatcATCTACCTTGCCATCAAATCTAATCCGGTCCTGTCTATATTTGTGATCGCGATTCAAGAAGCGACGATGACCCATATAACACCATTTCTGACTGAAGGTGAGTCACATAATCTCGGTATCCAAATTGCACGTGGGACAAGCTCTCCCGCCGTAAGTATTCCAGCCAGATAAATTGCCCAAGCCAGAAAAATCACTGATAGTCCACATTAGTGCAGCTCGCATCTTGAACATTTTCTTCTCACTGGCATCGTAGGTATCAACACCAGCCCACAACTCCTTCAGCTCATCGATCAGGGGCTGTAGGTAGACATCTATGTCATTGCCAGGCATTTTAGGACCGGGAATAATCATAGAGAGAATAAAGTTGGTTTGTTTCATGCAAATCCATGGGGGTAGGTTGTACGGAATAAGAATCACTAGCCATATTGAGTACTTTGAACTGAGGTTTCCATAAGGATTGAAGCCATCACTAGCCAGGGCTAAGCGAACATTGCGTGGATCGCCAGAAAAGTCAGTATATCTCCTGTCAAATGCTTTCCAACCCTCACCGTTCCTGGGATGCCTCAAGGAACCGTCAGAGTTGGTTCCTCTATTGTGCCACAACATGTCAACGGATGTCTTGCTGAACATGAATAATCACTGCAACCGTGGAATCAGAGGAAAGTAACGGAGAATCTTCGCCGGTAGAGGTTTCCCATTCTTCTTGACAATGGCGTTGATTCTGACTAAAGAATTCTTCCTGGTCTTTTGCTTCCACCTGGATGCCCCACACCGTTTGCATCTAGACAAGTCTTGGTCTGTACCCTGGTatagcatgcagtcatttggaCATGCATCTATCTTCTTGTACCAAATGCCGAGCTTCTTTATGATCCTCTTGGCATCGTGCAAGGTCTTCGGAATCCTTGCATGCTCAAAGGCATCCCCCAGTAGCTCTAGAATCAATCTGAAATCCTTGTCGCTCACTCTGCACATGCACTTTATATGGTACAGCCTAACCAAGAAAGACAGCTTCGAGAATCTTGAGCATCCCGGATATAATCCCTGTTTGCCGTCCTCAAGCAAGTCGTGAAAGGCACGAGCCTCGCAGTTAGGTTCATCAGATAAGTACGGCAACCCCTTCGCAATGTCTCCGACATGCCCATTCATCGAGTCTTCATCGTCACTCTGCAGTCCCGGGAAGTTGAATGCGTCGTGGACCATGTCCCGCATTTGATCTCCTAAATTTACATTAGGTTCTAGTTCTTCCCTAGCGCTGGATCTCTTGTCTACGATCCTCTCACCGTGATGTAACCAAAAGGTATAGTTAGGGGGAAAGGGTTTCATCAGAAGGTGATCATACGCGTCCTCTTTAGTTTGGTAACACCGGAACCCACACAAAGGGCATGGACAATGTATCATCCCATCGGATGATGCATTGGCAAATGCGAAGTCAAGGAATCTATTCAGACCATCCCTATATTCTGCACTACCTCGTGGCTTTGTAATCCAACTCTTATCAATGTCtaaatgaataaaatagcagaaacaaataaaaaaatagtaaaaaaatacatagaactaaaaaaatgaaaaatggggTGTGTGTCAAGGAAACTAGTAACAGTTTATCACAATTATGAGATGGGAGAGTACCATACGTAATAAACTCGACAATATATTGCAAGAAAAACCATGTGGAAAGGTATTGGGGAGGTTGCTTACTCATTGTCAAAATTCTGTgctttct contains:
- the LOC112772911 gene encoding uncharacterized protein is translated as MGKAWKETKLRLYNLFYEPTFTTDQNLENRLPGIDREHWRWFLDYRAKPETKEKCRKNAENRSKQQYTHIGGSKSFTRRMEEESEEQGRIVGRGELWIKVHKKKDGSYMNDEARAIGERIEEIEQQDESARMLSQNDSIAQVFGKKKLGRVRGVDFGPTPNQLFGPNSHAPGNGIQLEETQRRLLKLQAELEGEKLKRKAMEDEAEAEKKKMKVMEDEAAAEKKKMKAMESALIYLFQRQGVELPPDIAAGMSFIE
- the LOC112771847 gene encoding uncharacterized protein; translated protein: MLHWDRKYRAKFGFEFVTSTETWFSQKILDEVKARYENTLVVKLDIAAQEEFKLIEHGLEHIWERYLDPRFRRHPKLLERWFRIHWKKRTTSPPVALKKLILLDKMPRCCRMTSIKRRKRMIILIVECLLIRKIPGT